The genomic segment CCGCCGACCCGGCTGTCGTCGGCCTGGTCCTCAAGGGCTCCCGGGCCCACGAGGGCATGACCACCGAGCACTCGGACCACGACCTGTACGTCGTCCTCGCCGAGGGTGCGACGACGGCTCTCACCCGGTTCGCGGGGCACCGCTCCCCGGAACTCGACCTCGTCGTCCTCTCCCTCGACGCGTTCCGCGCCGCCGGGATGCCCGGCTTCGAGCGGTACGCCCTCGCCCGCGCCCGGGTCGTGCTCGACCGGCTGGGCGGAGGCATCGCCCGGATCCTGGCCGCCAAGGCCCGGCTCGACGCCGAGGAGGCCTTCCGGGAAGCGGGAGGATGGCTCGACGCCTACGCCAACTCCCTCTACCGCTCGGTCAAGAACGACCGCGACGGGCATCCGCTCGCGGCCCGGCTCGACGCCGCGGACAGCGTCCGGTTCCTGCTGGAGACGCTCTTCGCCCTGGACCGCCGTCCCCGCCCCTACAACAAGTACCTGGAGTGGGAGCTGGCCCGGTTCCCGCTGCCCGGCTGGGACACCGGCCTGCTCCTCGACGCCGTTCAGCACATCACGGCCACGGGCGACGTATCCGCGCAGCGCCGACTCTTCGCCCAGGTCGAGACCGTGGCCCGGCGGGCCGGGCACGGCGCCGTCCTGGACGCGTGGGGTGAGGACCTGCACCTGATGCGACCGCGGTAGCAGCGCGCCCCGCGAAGACAGCGCGGGGCGGCGACCTGTTCCAGCGGTGGCGAGGTGATCGCGGGATCTCCGCGTTGTGTCGGCGGGACCGCGTCGTCGGGTCGGGCCGACCGTACGGCGGTGCGGTTCGTCCGCTGCCCCTCGTTGTCAGGGCCCGGTGCCCTCGCACCGTGCCGGGCAGGAACCGCCCTTCGGCCGTGCCGCCCTCGCCGACGGTCAGCTTCACCAGGCCCGACCCGTACAGCCACCCGGAGACAGTCGTGACGATCGTGCCCCCGGGCCGCACCTGTTCGAGCCAGGCCCCGGGAACGGTACGCACGGAACACGTGGCGATCAGCCCGTCGTACGGGGCGTCTTCGGGGTGGCCGAGGAGGCCGTCGCCGTTGACGAGCGCCGGTTCGTGGCCGACCGCCGTGAGCGCGGCCCTGGCCCGTGCGGCGGCGGCCGGATCGACCTCGACCGAGGTCACGTACTCACTCCCGAGACGCTCGCACATGAGGGCTGTCGAATAGCCGGTACCGGTGCCGATCTCCAACACCCGGTCCCCGTCCTGCGGATCGAGGTCCTGAAGCATCCGTACGACCAGGCTCGGCAGGGTGGACGAGGACGTCGGATCGCCGTGGACGGGCCCCTCCACGTCCGCCGGATGCAGCTGACCGCCGAGCTGGGTCACCAGCGTGACATCGGCGTACACCTCCTCCAGCCAGGCGCCCAGGTCGTCGGGGCCCGGCAGGACCGGCGTCCAGAGCGTGCCTCGCGGCCCGTCGGACCGCCGGAAGAACGCGCGCACGAACTCGTGCCGGGGCACGGCCTCGACGGCGGACCGCCAGACCGCCGACCGAAGATGCCCGCCCTGTTCCAGCCGGTCGGCCAAGGCATGACGCAGCTCGACCGCACGGCGCTCGTCCGCGAGCGGGGTGTCGGTCATACCGGGTGTCCCTTCTCCAGCAGATCGGCCAGGGCCCAGGTGATGGCCCCAGTCGTTTCAGGATCCACAAACGCCCACTGACCGTTCGCGTTGCACTCCAGAAAGCGCCACGCCCCGCTCGCTTCCAAGGCGAAGTCGAACGCGCCGAAGAGCAGACCGAATGCCTTCAGATAGGCGCGGATGCCCCGACGGACCGTGAGAGGGACATCTGCCGCTTTCATCGGCGTGCAGTTGATCAGGCCGTAGTCGAACCGCCAGTCGAGGTGATCGCCGTCGATGGTGATCCGTGTGGCGAACAAACGCTCGCCCACTGCCGCCACCCTCACGTCGGCGGTCTTGGCGACGGCCTGCTGGAACAGGTGCGGGCAGGCGGCGACACCATCGCCGATCTCGTCGGCCGCGACCGGGCGGACCCAGACCGTACGCGACGCACCACCCGCGCGGTACGTGGTCGACCTGAGCGGCTTGTAGACCACCGGCCCGTACTCCCTGGCGAAGGACCGGGCGGCTGCGGGGTCGTTGGTGATCAGCGTCGGGGGTACGTCCAGCCCGGCCCGTACGGCTTCGGTGATCTGGCGGGGCTTGAACTCCGCGCCCGAGTTCCGGTGCGGGTGGTTGACGTACAGGCAACCCGGAAGGGCGGCGAGAAGTCCGCCGAGACCGTGCCGGAACTGGGCCACGGCGAAGTCCCTCTCTTGGTCGTCCAGACCGTCGGCCGGAACGTACGGGGTCGGACGCCGGTAGTACACGGCGCGGGCGTCTTCCAGGCCGAGGGCGCGAGTAGGGGTGGTGAGCGGACCGTGCCACGACCAGCCGCTGCCCGCCCTTCCGGAGAACGTCACCTCGGCCGGTGAACCGGGGTCGAGCCGTACGACCGGGACGCCCCGGTCGTTCAGGGCTGTGATGACGTGGTCGGACGTCACGTCGTCCAGGGCGGTCAGGACGACGACCGGGCGAGGCGAGGCCATCAGTCCTGGTCCGCGTCCTGATCATGACCTTCGTCCGAGTTGGAGGGGCCGGAGCCGTCCCCCTGGCTGGTCTGGGTCCTGGTCTCCGTTCCGGAGCCGGTGCCGTGCTTGCCCAGGTCGACGCGGCGTCCGTGTACGTCGTGGAAGACAGCCGTCTGCGACATCGGGTCCAGGGCCACGGCGGTGGCGACGGCGTGCAGCGCCGGGTACGGCTCCATGCGGGACAGGCCCCAGGGGCGAAGGGAGGGAACGCGGACGGGCGGCTCCAACAGGCCTCGCTCCGTGTCGAGTTCACGCTTGGTCAGGTTCTCATGGTGGTCGCACAAGGCATTCACCGAGCGGGCGAGACGCTGGGCGTGCGCGATGCCGGCGGGGAGCGTGGGGCCGGGTTCGAAGCCGAGTCGCCTGCGGGCCTCGCCGACACAGGCGAGCGCGCAGGCGCGGGGCACGTCCCCCTCGGGCAGCGCTCCGGCTGCGGCCTCCACCTCGGGGAGGGCCACCATGATGTGGCCGCGCAGTTGAAGGGTGAGCGTCTCCCACTCGTCGGGGGACGGCGGCTCGGCACTCTCGGCGAGCAGACGGCGTGCGGTGACGCGCATCGTCTCGATGTCGAGCGGGATCGGGTCCCGCTCCGCCGCAGCCCCGGACCAGACGGTTGGTGTTGCTGCCATTCGGCGCTCCTCAGCAGCGGTGGCCACGCCTCGCGAGGCTGTCGTCTCGCCGAGGCTTCGTCGTGACTGCTGAAGGTAGGCAGCGGCGGCACACCGCGCCCAACACTGTGCAGATATGTGCAAGTGCTCTTTTGGGCAGGAAAGTTGGCAGCGAAGCACCCTTGACCCTGCTCGCCTCCGAAGCCCACTCTGGTGCAGAAGTCTGCACAGCTAGTCGAGGGGGACTGACGTGCCACTGCTGTTCATCGGGATCGATCCGAACACCGGTGACGACGAGAGCCCGACGGTGTGGGTCGATCAGGAGAACCAGGAGCTTGTCTTCCAGGGATGGAAGCCCGGCCGTGAACTCGAAGCGGAGTGCGCCGCGTTCGAAGTACCGGGTCACGGAGCAGGGATTCCGGACGGGGAGGCAGTGATCCGTATCCCGGCCAGGATGGTGCACATGATCAGGGAGGCCTGCGATGCCGTCGAGCGTGCCGCCGTTCGGTGAGCTGATCGCCGGCTGCGAGCGCTCGGCCGTTCACCTGGAGATGCGCGACTCCTACGCCGTCGACAACGAGAAGGGTCCATTCGCCCAGTGGCGTGCGGGGTACCGCCATGACCCGGAGGATCGGGCGTCATGGTGGCGACCATGGCTCGACCTGATCCAGGAGACGGTCTCTCGCGGGATCGTCGTACGCCGAGCCCGGATCATCTCCGAGCCGGTCACCGAGTACATCCGCTTCGAGCACTCGAACACGTTCACCAACATCGCCGCAGGCGAGCACGTGCGCTGGCTGCCCCGCCGAGAGGCCTCGGACATCGCGCTGCCCGGCAACGACTTCTGGCTGTTCGACGACCGGCTGGTCCGGTGGAATCACTTCACCGGCGACGGTCGTTCGGCAGGCCAGGAGATCACCGACGACCCGGCAGTCGCCGAGTTGTGCTCGGCGGCGTTCGCGACGGTGTGGGCGCGTGCCGTTCCACACAACCAGTACGAAATCCGCTGACAGTAAGCCCGGTAGGCCCGTTCATGCCCCTCTCCCCGTCGTCATCCGCCCAGGCCGCGCGCGAGGCCGTCGCCCGACGCCTGCGCGACCTCCGGAAGGAGGCGGGACTGACGGTCGTCGAGCTGGCCGACCGGTGCGGCTGGCACCACTCCAAGACGTCCCGCATCGAGAACGCCGTCACCGGTCCCACCGCGAAGGACATCCGCCGCTGGTGCGGGGCGGTCCACGCCGACGAGCAGGCCGACAACCTCATCGTCCAGTCGGTGAACGCCGAGTCGATGTACCGGGAGTGGCGCCATCAGGTCCGTAACGGCCTGAAGCAACTGCAGGAAAGCTCCGCGCAGGTTTTCAACAGCACCGCGCTGTTCCGTGTGTACTCATCCACCCTCGTCCCCGGACTGCTGCAGACGGAAGGTTACGCGGCGGGCATTCTGCGCAGGGCCGCCCATTTCCGTGAACTCCCCTTCGACGACAGTGCCGAGGCGGCCCGGGCCAGGGTCGAACGCTCTCGAGTCATCCACGAACCGGGGTGCCGCTTCGTCCTGCTGGTCGAAGAGTCCGTCCTCCACTGCCAGATCGCCGACGCGGACGCCATGGCCGCGCAACTCGGCTACCTCCTCACGGCCGGAGCCCTGCCGTCGGTGTCGCTCGGCATCATCCCGATGGGCACCCAGGAGCGCGTTCAGTGGCCGCGGGAGACGTTCCACATCTACGACGACGAACTCGTGTCCGTGGAGCTCGTGTCAGCCCGCGTGAGAATCACCCAGCCCGACGAGATCACCCTCTACCTGAAGGCCTTCGAGCAACTGCGGGGCATGGCCGTGTACGGGCCGACCGCTCGCGCTCTGATCCTGAAGGCAATCGAGGCGCTGGGCTGACACAGGTCCAGCAGGACTGGGTCACTTCTCCTGGTCGGCGACGAACGAGCCCTGCCCCAGCAGGGTACGGAGCCTGCCCTCCGCGCGAAGGGAGGCCACAGCCTTCTGCACCGTCGACGCGGCTACGTCGAACTCCGCGGCCAGGTCCACCACAGCGGGAAACCGGCTGCCGGGGGCATACGTGCCGACGTCGATACGGCGGCGGAGCTCGTCCGCGATCCGGGGCCGGACGGGCTTGCCACGGTTGAGGTCGATGAGGCGAGCGTAGAGGCGCCGCGCGTCAGCGGCTGTCGGCCGAGCCCGTAGGCCGCCTGTCCACCACGTACACCCCCATGCCCGTCACCGTCTCCACCAGCCCCTCGTCCTTGAGCACCTTCACGGCCTTGCGCAAGGTGTCACGGGCCACGCCGAACTCGGCTTCCAGCTCGACGAGGCTCGGGATACGGCGGCCGGTCGGGATGCTGCCGTCCTCGATGCGGGCGCGCAGGCTGTCGGCGATCTGACGGTACGGCGGGACTGGCCCTTCCCGGTCAATGGTCATGAGCGCAGACACTAGGTGGCGAGCGTGTACCTGCCATAGCTACCCCAGAGGCTAGACGGGGGTAGTACAGTCCGTTACCCTGCGGGAACGTAAGACCCCGGCGAGGTTGTGGGACCTCCCGGGGCATGGTCACCAGCTGAAAAGGAGCTGAAGACAATGGGCATTATCCACGCGCTCTTGCGGTGCGTTCTGGGCACCTTCGCCCCAGGTACCGGCAGGAGGCGGGCTGGTACGCGCCTCTTCGAGCCAGGCCCCGGACGCGAGTCCGAGGCATCCTCGACGGCCACCGGGCCCCTCCCGGCCCCGCGTTCCCCGTACAGCCTGGACACGGGCACCCCTCTCGACGGCGCCGCCTCCCCCCTCGTCCGCCCCTACCTCGTCGCCGTCGAGCGGGAGCAGGCGCGGCAGTCCCGGCGACGACTCGCGCTGATCCTGGCTGCCGACTTCGGCATCGACCTCGACCGTCACGTCGTCGGCGCCGAGCAGGTGGTGGCGGGTTGAGGCCGCCGGAGACAGACGCGGCGCCGTCGGCCGACTGCGCGCTCGCCGGGCGGCCCGACCACGAGGATCTGCACCGGCGGTGTCGTCGAGCGGCCGACGTACCGCTGACGCCGCCAGGAACCACGGGCCCGCTGCCGATGTCCGCCTGCCCGTGCTCCCGGCACGCCCCCTGCCCGGACGGGACCCGGTGAAGGCTGGGCGGTACCCCGAGAACGGGGCTTCCCGACTGACCATCCGTACCTACCGGATCAGCCCTGACGGCGAGACCGACGGCCGTGCACAGCAGCGCACGGTCACCAGCGAGCACGACACCGAGCGCCTGCCGAAGTCGCACGAGTGGCCCCCGTGCCGCTGCCCCCACTGCCGGGCCGAGCGGGAAACAGAACCCCGGTAGCCGGCCCAGCACCATCAACCGCCTGCCCTTCCACAGCCTCCGGGGAAGGGCGGGCGGCTTCTACAGCAGCGGTCCCACCTCAGCCCCGAACTCCCCCATCTGGTCCGTGAGTTCGTCTCTGCTACGGCTGCGGAACCGCACCTGGATCTGGTCCACCCCCATCGCCCCGTACGCCTGCAGCGACTCCGCGAGGGCCTCGGGGCGGCCGGTGAGGGTGCGGCGGCCGACGTCCCAGTCCGGGTCGCCGACGTACAGGGGCTCGGTGATCGCGCCGACGGCGAGGGGGGCGGTGACCCCGGCCTCCTCCCGTAGCCGCCGCAGCCGGGCGATCTGGGCCGGCAGTCGGTCGCGGGGATCACCCTGGGGCAGCCAGCCGTCGCCGCGGACGGCGGCCCGGCGGACGGCGGCGGGGGATGAGCCGCCGACCCACACCGGGACGCGGTCCTGGGCGGGGCGGGGGCGTTGGCCGAGGCCCTCGAAGTCGTACGACTTGCCGTGGTGGGAGGGGAATTCGTCCGGGCCTAGGGCGGCGCGCAGCGCGTCCACGCACTCGTCCAGGACGGCTCCCCGGCGGTCGAAGTCGACACCGAGCGCCTCGAACTCCTCCCGTACGTGCCCGGCGCCCACGCCGAGGATCAGCCGGCCGCCGGAGAGGTTGTCGAGGGTGGCGTACTGCTTGGCGGTGAGGAGTGGGTGGCGGAGTCCGACGACCGCCACGTGGCTGAGGAGCCGGACGCGCTCCGTCACCCCCGCCAGGTAGGCGAGCGTGGCGACCGGGTCGTACCAGACCGTGCCCATCGCGGGCGCGAGGCGGCGCGGGATGGCCACGTGGTCGCAGGTGGCGACGTACGCGAATCCCGCCCGGTCGGCGGCCCGCGCGATCTCGGCCAGGTCCTTTGGCCCGGCGTCCGCCTCCCAGGGCTCGGCGTAGAGGGTGCTCTGCGACTGGACGGGGAGCTGCATCCCGTAACGGAGCGTCGTGGCCGCCCCGTTCAACGGGCGCTCCCCGGCCCCGCCCACAGCCCCTCCTCCGTCAACCCCAGCAGCTCGATCGCGTTCCGCCGCACGATCCGGTCCACCACGTCCGGATCCAGGTGCCCCATCTGGGTCTCCCCCACCTGCCGCGACTCGGGCCAGGTGGAGTCGGAGTGCGGGTAGTCGGTCTCGTAGAGGACGTTGCCGACGCCGATCGCGTCCAGGTTGCGGAGCCCGAACGCGTCGTCGAAGAAGCAGCCGTAGACGTGGTCGGCGAACAACTCCGACGGCGGGCGGTGGACCTTGTCGGCGACGCCGCCCCAGCCCCGGTTCTCCTCCCAGACGACGTCCGCGCGCTCCAGGATGTAGGGGATCCAGCCGATCTGGCCCTCGGCGTACATGACCCTGAGGTTCGGGAAACGCTCGAACTTGCCGCTCATCAGCCAGTCGACCATCGAGAAGCAGCAGTTGGCGAAGGTGATCGTGGAGCCGACGGCGGGCGGCGCGTCGGCGGAGGTGGACGGCATACGGCTCGACGAGCCGATGTGCATCGCCACGACCGTGCCGGTCTCGTCGCAGGCGGCGAGGAAGGGGTCCCAGTCGTCGGTGTGGACGGACGGCAGCCCGAGGTGCGGGGGTATCTCCGAGAAGGCCACCGCACGGACCCCGCGCGCCGCGTTCCTGCGCACCTCCGCCGCCGCCAGCTCCGCGTCCCAGAGCGGGATGAGGGTGAGCGGGATGAGGCGGCCCCGCGCCTCGGGGCCGCACCACTCCTCCACCATCCAGTCGTTGTACGCCCGGACGCCGAGCAGCCCCAGCTCGTGGTCCGCGGCCTCGGTGAACGTCTGGCCGCAGAAGCGCGGGAAGGTCGGGAAGCAGAGGGCCGACTGGACGTGGTTGACGTCCATGTCCGCGAGACGCTGCGGGACGTCGTACGAGCCGGGGCGCATCTGCTCGTACGTGATGATCTCCAGCTTGATCTCGTCCCTGGAGTAGCCGACGGCGGTGTCGAGGCGGGTCAGCGGGCGGTGCAGGTCCTCGTAGACCCACCAGTCGCCGATCGGGCCGTCGTCGCCGGGGGCGCCCATCACGGGCTTGAAGCGGCCGCCGAGGAACGTCATCTCCTTCAGCGGCGCGCGGACCACGCGGGGCCCTATGTCCAGGTACTTCTTCGGGAGCCGGTCCTGCCAGACGTTCGGGGGCTCCACCGTGTGGTCGTCGACGGAGATGATCTTCGGGAAGGTGGTGGTGGTGGGATCCGTGGCGCTCGTCTCCATGGTGTCCATGTGCGTCACGGTAGCGCTGATCTGACGGTCCGTCAGCAATCTCGTCGGCTCCCCCTCGCCCACCCCTCACCCTCCCCTCGCCCGTCCCTCAACCACCCCGCCGACCGCCATTCGACTGCCACTCGACTGCCATTCGACCGCCATTCGCTCGCTCCTCGGCCGCCCCTCCGGCCTTCTCGTGGGGCACCACCCCCGGTCCGCCCCGCCAGGACACGCCAGGCGCCGGGCGGACATCGGGGAGCGCATCCGCGGGGAGAGCTTGTGTGGACCTGGTGATATCCCGCGTGGCTACCTGTGATCGAGCTCTCGCACGGCTGACGGATCCGCCATGAACAAGGCAAACTGGCTGGGTTGTCAGGGAGGTCCTAGGGGGCGTCGATGGGCGGTGAGCCGGGAGTGCCGGAGATCGGTGTGCCGCGAGTGCCGGAGCAAAGGGTTTCCGTGGACGCTCAGATTCCGGAAGCGGACCCCCGGGCGGCTGCCGAGCTGCGCTTCGGCGTGCTCGGACCCGTGCGGGCCTGGCGCGGCGCGGAACCCCTCGCCACCGGTTCGCCCCAGCAACGCGCCCTGCTGGCCGCGCTGTTGCTGCGCGAGGGCCGCACGGCCACCGCGAGCGAGCTGATCGACGCGCTGTGGGGCGACGATCCGCCGTCGCAGGCACTGGCCGCCGTACGGACGTACGCCTCACGGCTGCGCAAGGTGCTCCCCGGTGTGCTGGTCAGCGAGTCCGGCGGGTACGCGGTCCGCGCACTGTCCGGCGGCGCGCTGGACCTCGCCGAGGCCCAGGAACTGGCGACCGACGCGGAGAAATCCAAGAACTCCGGGGATCTGTGCCATGCCCGCCATCTGCTGAACAAGGCGCTGGGGCTCTGGGACGGCGAGGTCCTGGCGGGCGTTCCGGGGCCGTACGCGGAGACCCAGCGGGCCCGCCTGGAGGAGTGGCGTCTCCAACTGGTCGAAACGCGCCTCGACATGGACCTGGAGCAGGGCTGCCACGCGGAGGCGGTCTCCGAGCTGACCGCCCTCACCGCCGCGCACCCTTTGCGGGAGCGGCTGCGCGAACTGCTGATGCTGGCGCTGTACCGCAGCGGACGGCAGGCGGAGGCCCTCGCGGTGTACGCCGACACGCGCCGCCTGCTCGCCGACGAACTGGGCGTGGATCCCCGCCCGGGGCTGCGGGAGTTGCAGCAGCGCATCCTGCAAGCGGACCCGGGCCTCGCGGAACCCTCCGCGCCCCTGGCCCCCGAGACCGTGGCGACACCCGTCCGCCCCGCCCAACTGCCCGCCACCGTGCCCGACTTCACCGGTCGTTCCGCCTTCGTCAACGACCTGAGCGGGGTCCTCGCGGAGGCGTCCGGCGCCGAGGGCCAGGTGATGGCCGTGTCCGCGCTGGCCGGCATCGGCGGCGTCGGCAAGACGACCCTCGCGGTGCATGTGGCCCACCAGGCCCGGTCGGCCTTCCCGGACGGCCAGCTGTACGTCGACCTCCAGGGCGCCGGGGCCCGCCCCGCCGAGCCCGAGACGGTCCTCGGCTCCTTCCTGCGGGCGCTGGGCACGGCCGACTCCGCGATCCCCGACTCCCTGGAGGAGCGGGCCGCGCTGTACCGGTCGGTCCTGGACGGCCGTCGGGTGCTGGTCCTGCTCGACAACGCGCGGGACGCCGCCCAGGTACGGCCCCTGCTGCCCGGTACGGCGGGCTGCGCGGCCCTCGTCACCGCCCGGGTGCGCATGGTGGACCTGGCCGGGGCCCACCTCGTCGACCTCGACGTGATGTCCCCCGACGAGGCCCTCCAGCTCTTCACGAGGATCGTCGGCGAGGAGCGCGTCGCGGCGGAGCGCAAGGCCGCGCTCGACGTCGTCGCGGCCTGCGGTTTCCTGCCCCTCGCCATCCGCATCGCCGCGTCCCGCCTCGCGGCGCGCAGAACCTGGACGGTCTCCGTCCTCGCCGCCAAACTCGCCGACGAGCGGCGACGGTTGGACGAGCTGCAGGCCGGCGACCTGGCCGTGAAGGCCACCTTCGAGCTCGGCTACGGCCAGCTGGAACCCGCCCAGGCCCGCGCCTTCCGCCTGCTCGGCCTCGCGGACGGCCCGGACATCTCCCTGGCCGCCGCGGCCGCCGTACTGGATCTGCCCCCGGAGGACACCGAGGACGTTCTGGAGATCCTCGTCGACACGTCCCTCCTCGAATCCGCCGCGCCCGGCCGCTACCGCTTCCACGACCTCGTACGTCTCTACGCGCGTGCATGTGCCGAACGGGACGAACAGCCGCCGGGCGAGCGGAGCGCGGCGATGTCGCGGCTGCTGGACTTCTACCTGGCGACGGCGTCCAGGGTGTACGCGATCGAGCGGCCGGGGGACCGGACGATCGCGCATCTGGAGAAGAGCCAGTACGACGGCCGGGAGTTCCCCTCCGCCTCGGAAGCGCTGGACTGGCTGCACGCGGAGGCGGAGCCGCTGCTCGCGTGCGTTCAGCAGTCCCTCGGGGCATCCACCTTGCGACGGGCTGTCGACCTGCTGCTGGCCACCATCGATCTGGCGGAGTCCGGCGCCGGTTCCCGCCGCTACGAGACGACCGCGCTGGCCGCACGTGACGCGGCCGCGGCGCTCAAGGACGCGCGCGCCGAGACCAGGGCGCGCATCACGCTGGCCCAGGTCCTCAGCCAGGCGGGCCGTTTCGACGAGGCGGAGCAGGAGGCCGAGCGCGCCGATCTCGTGAACGGGACGGCCGGCGACCCCTGGACGAGCGGCACCGCCCCCAACCAGCTGGGGATCATCGCCATCTGCACCGCTCGCTTCCCGGACGCCGAGGTCTTCCTGCTCAGGGCCATCGAGGCGTTCCAGGCGGACGGCAACAAGCCCGGCGAGGCCAGCGCGGTGTGCAACCTGTCCCGTTCCCTCGCCTCGATGGGCCGTACCGCCAGGGCTGTCGATCTCGCCCAGCGAGGCGTGGAGATCTACGACGAGCTCGGTCTGTCCGTACGCCTCGCGAACGCGCGCTATGCCTCGGGGACCGTGCTCACGCAGGCGGGTCGGCTCCATGAGGCCCTGGAGCAGCTCGACGCGGCACTGCGGATCTTCACCGAGAACCGTCAGCGGCTCTGGGAGGGTACGACCCATTTCCGGGTGGCCCAGGTCCACCTGGCGGCCCGTCGCCCCGCGCAGGCCGCCCAGCACGCCGAACAGGCGCTGGCGATCGGCTGCATCGGCGGCGACTGGATGAGGGCCAACGCCCTGACCCTGCTGGGCAAGGCGCTGGTGGCCCTCGGG from the Streptomyces sp. NBC_00310 genome contains:
- the tgmB gene encoding ATP-grasp ribosomal peptide maturase; protein product: MASPRPVVVLTALDDVTSDHVITALNDRGVPVVRLDPGSPAEVTFSGRAGSGWSWHGPLTTPTRALGLEDARAVYYRRPTPYVPADGLDDQERDFAVAQFRHGLGGLLAALPGCLYVNHPHRNSGAEFKPRQITEAVRAGLDVPPTLITNDPAAARSFAREYGPVVYKPLRSTTYRAGGASRTVWVRPVAADEIGDGVAACPHLFQQAVAKTADVRVAAVGERLFATRITIDGDHLDWRFDYGLINCTPMKAADVPLTVRRGIRAYLKAFGLLFGAFDFALEASGAWRFLECNANGQWAFVDPETTGAITWALADLLEKGHPV
- a CDS encoding DUF6415 family natural product biosynthesis protein; protein product: MAATPTVWSGAAAERDPIPLDIETMRVTARRLLAESAEPPSPDEWETLTLQLRGHIMVALPEVEAAAGALPEGDVPRACALACVGEARRRLGFEPGPTLPAGIAHAQRLARSVNALCDHHENLTKRELDTERGLLEPPVRVPSLRPWGLSRMEPYPALHAVATAVALDPMSQTAVFHDVHGRRVDLGKHGTGSGTETRTQTSQGDGSGPSNSDEGHDQDADQD
- a CDS encoding DUF6879 family protein; translation: MPSSVPPFGELIAGCERSAVHLEMRDSYAVDNEKGPFAQWRAGYRHDPEDRASWWRPWLDLIQETVSRGIVVRRARIISEPVTEYIRFEHSNTFTNIAAGEHVRWLPRREASDIALPGNDFWLFDDRLVRWNHFTGDGRSAGQEITDDPAVAELCSAAFATVWARAVPHNQYEIR
- a CDS encoding helix-turn-helix domain-containing protein: MPLSPSSSAQAAREAVARRLRDLRKEAGLTVVELADRCGWHHSKTSRIENAVTGPTAKDIRRWCGAVHADEQADNLIVQSVNAESMYREWRHQVRNGLKQLQESSAQVFNSTALFRVYSSTLVPGLLQTEGYAAGILRRAAHFRELPFDDSAEAARARVERSRVIHEPGCRFVLLVEESVLHCQIADADAMAAQLGYLLTAGALPSVSLGIIPMGTQERVQWPRETFHIYDDELVSVELVSARVRITQPDEITLYLKAFEQLRGMAVYGPTARALILKAIEALG
- a CDS encoding winged helix-turn-helix domain-containing protein; amino-acid sequence: MDLNRGKPVRPRIADELRRRIDVGTYAPGSRFPAVVDLAAEFDVAASTVQKAVASLRAEGRLRTLLGQGSFVADQEK
- a CDS encoding GntR family transcriptional regulator; protein product: MTIDREGPVPPYRQIADSLRARIEDGSIPTGRRIPSLVELEAEFGVARDTLRKAVKVLKDEGLVETVTGMGVYVVDRRPTGSADSR
- a CDS encoding LLM class F420-dependent oxidoreductase, yielding MQLPVQSQSTLYAEPWEADAGPKDLAEIARAADRAGFAYVATCDHVAIPRRLAPAMGTVWYDPVATLAYLAGVTERVRLLSHVAVVGLRHPLLTAKQYATLDNLSGGRLILGVGAGHVREEFEALGVDFDRRGAVLDECVDALRAALGPDEFPSHHGKSYDFEGLGQRPRPAQDRVPVWVGGSSPAAVRRAAVRGDGWLPQGDPRDRLPAQIARLRRLREEAGVTAPLAVGAITEPLYVGDPDWDVGRRTLTGRPEALAESLQAYGAMGVDQIQVRFRSRSRDELTDQMGEFGAEVGPLL
- a CDS encoding amidohydrolase family protein, translating into MDTMETSATDPTTTTFPKIISVDDHTVEPPNVWQDRLPKKYLDIGPRVVRAPLKEMTFLGGRFKPVMGAPGDDGPIGDWWVYEDLHRPLTRLDTAVGYSRDEIKLEIITYEQMRPGSYDVPQRLADMDVNHVQSALCFPTFPRFCGQTFTEAADHELGLLGVRAYNDWMVEEWCGPEARGRLIPLTLIPLWDAELAAAEVRRNAARGVRAVAFSEIPPHLGLPSVHTDDWDPFLAACDETGTVVAMHIGSSSRMPSTSADAPPAVGSTITFANCCFSMVDWLMSGKFERFPNLRVMYAEGQIGWIPYILERADVVWEENRGWGGVADKVHRPPSELFADHVYGCFFDDAFGLRNLDAIGVGNVLYETDYPHSDSTWPESRQVGETQMGHLDPDVVDRIVRRNAIELLGLTEEGLWAGPGSAR
- a CDS encoding AfsR/SARP family transcriptional regulator, with protein sequence MGGEPGVPEIGVPRVPEQRVSVDAQIPEADPRAAAELRFGVLGPVRAWRGAEPLATGSPQQRALLAALLLREGRTATASELIDALWGDDPPSQALAAVRTYASRLRKVLPGVLVSESGGYAVRALSGGALDLAEAQELATDAEKSKNSGDLCHARHLLNKALGLWDGEVLAGVPGPYAETQRARLEEWRLQLVETRLDMDLEQGCHAEAVSELTALTAAHPLRERLRELLMLALYRSGRQAEALAVYADTRRLLADELGVDPRPGLRELQQRILQADPGLAEPSAPLAPETVATPVRPAQLPATVPDFTGRSAFVNDLSGVLAEASGAEGQVMAVSALAGIGGVGKTTLAVHVAHQARSAFPDGQLYVDLQGAGARPAEPETVLGSFLRALGTADSAIPDSLEERAALYRSVLDGRRVLVLLDNARDAAQVRPLLPGTAGCAALVTARVRMVDLAGAHLVDLDVMSPDEALQLFTRIVGEERVAAERKAALDVVAACGFLPLAIRIAASRLAARRTWTVSVLAAKLADERRRLDELQAGDLAVKATFELGYGQLEPAQARAFRLLGLADGPDISLAAAAAVLDLPPEDTEDVLEILVDTSLLESAAPGRYRFHDLVRLYARACAERDEQPPGERSAAMSRLLDFYLATASRVYAIERPGDRTIAHLEKSQYDGREFPSASEALDWLHAEAEPLLACVQQSLGASTLRRAVDLLLATIDLAESGAGSRRYETTALAARDAAAALKDARAETRARITLAQVLSQAGRFDEAEQEAERADLVNGTAGDPWTSGTAPNQLGIIAICTARFPDAEVFLLRAIEAFQADGNKPGEASAVCNLSRSLASMGRTARAVDLAQRGVEIYDELGLSVRLANARYASGTVLTQAGRLHEALEQLDAALRIFTENRQRLWEGTTHFRVAQVHLAARRPAQAAQHAEQALAIGCIGGDWMRANALTLLGKALVALGQSDRARACWREALTAYEQAGSSEAAEVRGLLHPVAAA